Genomic window (Pseudomonas sp. MM211):
CCTAGCTTCATCGCACTGGCTATCGCAGCAAGCGCCCTGCCAGTGGCCGCCCAGGCCGAAGGCTTCGTTGAAGATGCCAAGGTCAGCCTTGGCCTGCGCAACTACTACTTCAACCGCAACTACCTCAACGGCACCGACCCGGTGATCCGCGGCGAGCGTCAGGGCCAGGCCGAAGGCTGGACACAGAGCTTCATTCTCGATGCCCGCTCCGGCTACACCGCCGGCACCATCGGTGTTGGTCTCGACGTACTGGGCCTGTACAGCATCAAGCTGGACGGCAACCGCGGCGCCGCCAACACCCAACTGCTGCCGATCCATGGCGATGGCCAGGCCGCTGACAACTTCGGCCGCACTGCCGTAGCTGCCAAAGCTCGCCTGTCGAAGACCGAGCTGAAAGTCGGTGAATGGTTCGCCGTGCTGCCGATCCTGCGTGCAGACGACGGTCGCTCCCTGCCGCAAACCTTCCAGGGTGCGCAGCTCACTTCCAGCGAAATCGATGGCCTGACCCTGTACGGCGGCCAGTTCTGGAAGAACAGCCAGCGTAACGACGCCAGCCGTGAGGACATGTCCTATAACGGTATCGCCGGCGATGACTTCAACTTCGGTGGCGGTGAATTCAAATTCAACGGCAACAACACCATGGTCGGCGTCTGGCACGCACGCCTGGAAGACATCTACCAGCAGAGCTACCTGCAGTTGACACACAGCCAACCGGTGGGTGACTGGGTACTGGGTGCCAACCTTGGTTATGTGGACGGCAAGGAC
Coding sequences:
- a CDS encoding OprD family porin, whose amino-acid sequence is MKIIAALPPSFIALAIAASALPVAAQAEGFVEDAKVSLGLRNYYFNRNYLNGTDPVIRGERQGQAEGWTQSFILDARSGYTAGTIGVGLDVLGLYSIKLDGNRGAANTQLLPIHGDGQAADNFGRTAVAAKARLSKTELKVGEWFAVLPILRADDGRSLPQTFQGAQLTSSEIDGLTLYGGQFWKNSQRNDASREDMSYNGIAGDDFNFGGGEFKFNGNNTMVGVWHARLEDIYQQSYLQLTHSQPVGDWVLGANLGYVDGKDEGAAKAGKLDNKVYQGSFSAKTGSNTFTVAYQKLNGSTKFMRVDGASGGTLVNDGFTNSYDAPNERSWQVRHDFNFAGVGIPGLTLMNRYVSGDSIHAADGRKDGEEWGRESELAYTVQDGTLKNLSVRWRNSDVRRDVGQDLHENRLIFNYPLSIL